TTGCCCTCCGTGGATGCCAGCGGGTCTTACGTCAAAAGCGTCAACGACACTCGCCAGGTGCGCGTGGGCTCGTCGCCGGAAAGCGTGTCCGGGGCCGAATCCAGCACCAAGCTGGCCGGCATCAACGGGACCTGGACCGTGTTCGAGGGTTTGTCCTCCTTGGCGGCGCACAAACGATTGGAAGCCAGCGCCGCCCTTTCCGATGCGGGTCGCGAACAGGCCCGCCAGACCTTGGCCTCCCAGGTCATCCTCGGCTATAGCGACGTGGTGCGGCAGAGCCGGGTGCTGGCGGCGATGGATTCCACCGTGGCCCTCTCCCGCGAGCGCGTCAAGATCACGCAAGGCAAATACGGATTCGGGGGCACCTCCAAACTAGAACTGCTGCAAGCGCAATTGGATCTGAACTCCGATCGGGCGGATAGCCTGAAACAGTCCTTGGGCCTGGACGCTTCCAAGCGCCTGCTCAACCGGTTGTTGACCCGCCCCGACACCCTGGCCTTCGAAGCGGAGGATTCCATCCCCTTGGCGGCGGCTCCCGATCTCGAGGGCCTGCGCGGGCGGGCCATCGAAATCTCCCCGTCGCTCCGCCAGGCCGCCCTTACCCGCAGCGTTTCCGATGCGGCCTTCCGCGAATACGTGGGTAAGCTCTTCCCGGCGGTGGGGCTTTCGCTGGGCTACAATTACAACCTGGCCGAATCCCAAGCGGGATTCCTGCGCACCAACGAAGCCGAGGGCGTCAGCTACGGCATCAACGTGAAGATGAACCTGTTCGACGGGTTCACCTTGCGGGACGATTGGCGCGCGGCCAAGCGCTCCATCGCCAAAGCCGACCTGCAATACCAGGAAGCTCGCGCCGCCTTGGAAGCGGCCTTCTCGGAAGCGGCCCAGGCCTATCGGGCCAGCATGAACCAGCTGGCCCTGGAGACTTCCAACGTCGCCTTGGCGCGGGAGAACATGGGCATCGCCATGCAGCAATTGCGCCTGGGCACGATCGCCTCCTTGGAGTTACGGGCCGCCCAGGAGAAATTCGTGGCGGCCGAAACGCGTCTGGTCTCGGCCCGCTTCGAGAGCAAGCGCGCGGAGACGGAGCTATTGCTTTTGGCGGATGGGCTGGCGCCCAAGTAAGCAGAGGGCCGATCGGAGATCCGTCGCCCTTTTCCCGCTTGGGTTTTCCGATTCCGGTTTAGTAGCCTTTTCCCGGAGGCTGCTTATGCGAATCCCAGGCTTATGCGCAATGCCCCTCGCCCTGGCGGTCTTCATAGCGCACCCGGCTGCCTCCGCCGCGGGCGTGGATGCTTCCAGCATGAATGGCAAGGTCCTGGTCGGATACCAGGGCTGGTTCGATTGCCCCATGGGCGGCGCCGGCTCCTGGATCCATTGGACCCGCGGCGGCGTCCCGACGGCCGCCAACCTCACCGTCGACATGTATCCCGATTTGCGCGAGTTCGGCGGGGCCGACTTATGCGCCTCGGCCGGCATGACCGTGGGCGGGAAAACGGCCGGATTCTATTCGGCGCGGACCTCGGCGGTGGTGGACGCGCATTTCCGCTGGATGGAGGCCTACGGGATCGACGGCGCATTGGTACAGAGATTCGTGACGGAAATCGCATCGAAACGCCGGGGCGGCGATATCGTCCTCAAGAACGTCATGCGCGCCTGCGCGGCGTCGGGGCGCGCTTGGGCCGTCGAATACGACGTTTCCGGCGCGCCGGATCCGGGCTTCGCCGCCCTCATCGAAGAGGACTGGCGCTATCTGGTGGACAGCCTGGGGATCGGCGCCGATCCCCGTTACCTCCACGAGGGCGGACAGCCGGTCATCGCGGCGTGGGGAATGGGATTCACCGACGCGCATCCGCCCGCCGATCCGGCCGCGGCTACCGCCTTCATCCGCTGGTTCCACGCCGACGCAGACGCCCGCTACCGCGCCTGGTTCATGGGCGGCGCCCCGGCCGGATGGCGCCGGCTCGAACAGGATGCCCGCACGGATTCCGGATGGAAGGCGGTGTACGCGTCCATGGACGCCGTCCAGCCTTGGACGGTGGGACGTTACGTCGACATCGCCGGAGCGGACGGATACCGGCAGAACTCCCTGGCGCCCGATCTCGCCCTCGCCGCCGCGGACGGGAACGCATACTGCCCGGTCATCTTCCCAGGGTTCTCCTGGAAGAACCTGAACGCCGGCCCGGCCAACCAGATCCCGCGCCGCGGGGGCCGGTTCCTATGGCGCCAGGCGATGAACGCCAAGGCCGCCGGAGCGCAATCCGTGAAGATCGCGATGTTCGACGAGGTCGACGAAGGCACGGCCATTTTCAAGCTCGCGCCCACGCGCGCCGACGCTCCCGACCAGGGATATTGGCTTACGCTCGATGCCGATGGGGAAGCCTTGCCGTCCGATTGGTACCTGCGCTTGGCCGGAGAGATCGCCAAGGTCTTCCATGGCCAAGCGCCCATGGCCGATAGCATCCCCATCAAACCCACGGATCCCAGCCCCATCCATGCGCCCCGGGTACGGGCCGTTCCCTTGCGTTCCGCGGAAAACGGCCGCGCGGAGTTCTTCGATTTCCTCGGCCGCCGCTGGGCCTTACCGCTTCAAACCGAAATCGAATCGCCCAGGTAAGGGGTCAGGGTCCTGCGCAGGATTTCGAGGATGATGGGTTTGCTCAGGTAATCGCTCATCCCCGCTTCCAGGCAGCGGTCGCGGTCGCTGGCCATGGCATTGGCGGTTACCGCGATGATGGGCATGGGAGCCGTTCCCGTTTCCTTTTCCCAAGCGCGGATCCTGCGGGTCGTTTCGTATCCGTCCCATCCCGCCATTTGCACGTCCATCAAGGCGACGGCGTAACCGCCGCGTTTCGCCATCTCCACCGCGACTTCCCCTTCGCCGGCCACCTCCACGATGCAACCCATTTTTTCGAGCATCTGCGCCGCGACTTTCTGGTTCACCACATGATCTTCGACGAGGAGGACCTTCGGAAAGCTTTTGCGCGCGGGCGCCTGCAGGGGTCCGTCACCCTGAGGGGCCGAACCGTTTTCCCCGGAGGACGGTTCCTTATCCACCTTCCGGAGCGGCAGGGAAACGATGAAGGCGGAACCGAAGCCCGCGCTGCTTTCCGCGCGGATATCCCCATCCATCAGCAGCGCGAGGCGCTTGCAGATGGCCAGGCCCAACCCGGTTCCCCCGTAACGTCGGTTGAATCCGGAGTCGACCTGCGAAAACGGCTGGAACAAGAGGGCCAGCTTATCTTCGGGAATGCCGATGCCGGTATCGACGACGCGTATTTCCACGGCGAGCTTGCCTTCGGAAATGGGCCGCCCCGCGACTTTGACGCGCACCGAGCCTTGGTGGGTGAATTTGACGGCATTGCCGCAGAGGTTCGTCAGGATCTGGCGGATACGGCCGGCGTCGCCGAAGAAATATTCGGGCAGGTGGCCCGGGTAGTCCAGCGAAAGCTCCAGCCCCATCTCCATCGCGCGGGGCCGGAACAGGCCGCAAACCTCCATCATGACGATCTTCAAATTGAAAGGGGCCGGTTGCAAACCGATCCGGCCGGCTTCGATTTTGGAGAAGTCCAGGATCTCGTCCAGGATCCGCAGCAAGGCTTCTCCCGAAGTCTGGATGGTGCGCAAACCGTCCTGCTGCTGGGGATCCAGCCGCGAACCTTGCAACAGGGACACCATGCCCAATACGCCGTTCATCGGCGTGCGTATTTCATGGCTCATCGTAGCCAGGAATTCGCTTTTCGCCCGGCTGGCGTTCAGGGCTTCGTCCTTGGCTTTTACCAAGGCATCGAAGGTTTCCCGTAATGCATGGGTCCGTTCCTCCACCAAGGCTTCCGCATGCGCGTGCCGCCCGGTCAACATCCACAGGAACAGCGCCAAGAGGGCCGTGAAAAGCAATCCCGTCACCAACACCACCCATACCGTCCAGGCCCGGCGCGCCTTCATGAAGCCGGGCGTAGCGGCGAATTCCATCACCCAATTCCGGCCGCCCACCTGGATTTCGCGCGTCCATTTCAGGGGCGACGTCCCTCCGGCCAGCCCGAACCCGCCTGGAACGGCCCCCTCCCTGAAGGCAAGGTTGGAAGAAAACAATTCGCGCGCCTCCGGCGGCGCGGCGGAATCGATGAGGCGGAGGGCGATGCCGGCCGTTAGATCAGGACCGCAGGCCTTCCCCAATATCTCCGGGAGACGGAACGCGGCCACCAGCAAACCGCGAACGCTATCCCGGTCGGCGGGGGACCAGGTCATGGGTAACAGGCTGCGATAGGCCGCCGCCGCGCGCAGGGGACGGAAGGCGTAATGTCCCGCGGGCCTTTTGATCCGGGATTCCATTTCGGTATTGCTGGCCGAGTCCAGGCGCTTGCCGGCGTTGCGCGAGAAGTAGAGGCGGGAGGTCACGCCCGTGCCTCCGCTTTCCAAGGCGTATGCGATGGCCGCTTGGCGCAAGGGTTCGTGGGTCAAGGTCATGCCCACGGCGTAGGAGAGCTTGTCGGGGGCGACGTAGAACAGGGGATATTGCTCGGCGCGGGGCCGGGGTTCCGTCGGGAATCCGATGCTGTCCAAATCGTAAATGCGCCAAGGGACCACTCCCTGCCTGGCGGCTTCCTTCGTCCAAAAGGCCTTGGTCGCCTCCGTGATCCTGGGCGCGTATCCCATCCCCACCAATCCCGGCGTACGCGCCATCAATCGCATGGCGAACAGCCGGAATTCGTCCTTGTCGACCGATTGCGAACCCGCGAAGAAATCCTCCACGTCGTCCAAGCCCGACAGCAAGGTTTCCACCTCGCGTTGGATGGAATTGGAAAGCACCAAGGAACGATGTTCGAATTCCGTGCGCAAGTGCTGCCGTTCCCAGTTTTCCGCCCATGCGAAGCAGATCGCTACCGTCGCCAAGGTGGCCGCGACGGGAAGCGCGACGGTCAGCCATCGCGATCGCCACACCTGCCTGTTTTTCCGGATGCTATTTGTCGGGTCGGCCATGGGATCAAAGAGTATCAAACACGGGAGGAGCATAGGTAATCCGGGGCCGTTTTTCAAACAAACCGGCCTTGGCGGACGGCCATGATCGCGCGAAACCGGGCATGCGCCCGGGTTTCCATCTTGGAACGGGGCCTGGGCCAGGGTACCTTTCGGGTACCCGGGCTTCCGCCTGCCGAATCGAAAACGAGGGGAATATGATAAGACATTGCGCCGTGCTGGCTATTTTCTTGGTCGGCTGCGCATCGACGTATTCGACGAACAATTACCAGGAGGATGCGAAGGCGGAGAAAGCCGTCTTCAAAGGCGAGAAGCTCTTCATCGCTCCCTTATCTTCGATTGCCGTCTCGGCAGGGAACTCGTCCGCCAAGGTGGATAGCGGCAAGCAGGCCCTTCTCATAAATAAGGACACCCTCGCGCGCGTCTACAATGAGGGCCTCAACGCCCGCTTCCGGAAATCGTTCCTCAAAGTGGAGATCGTACCCGAACCCGACTTCGCCCGCTATAACGCGGCCCTCACCGATGCCGCCCTGGAAGAGAGCATCCATTACTACGGGAATGGCAAGGCGGAGTACTATTTCAAGCATCCGAAACGCGAGGTCCTCGATTCGCTTGGGATCCGGGCCGATCTCATCTTATACCTCACCAGCCTCACCGTTTCCATCAAGGATGTCCCGGCCTCTTCTTTCAGAAACGAGGGCGGAGGCGGATCATGGCAGACTACGGGGGTAAGCTTCCACGGCGGGAGCGCGCCTACGGTGAACCAGACTTTCGTAGGCGGCGGCGGGATCGAGATCCTTGCAGAAGGGTTTAAGCCGAAGCTGACCGCCTTCGCGAAGTACATCCTGTGGGATTACGGGAAGTCGGCGGCGATCGCCTATGGGCAATTCCAGATCGAAAGCGGCGTGAACGCGGACGATATCCGCGGGCATTGGGAGGACATCTCCCGCACCGTTACGGACCGGATAACGTCCCACGTCTTCAATCTGGATTAGGCGCGGTCGATCCCCACTAATAAAAGATCGGATACCGGAACCCGCGCCGCCCTCTCCGTGCCGAGCGGAATTTCCCGGGAATCGCGGTTCCGGTCCCGCGGTTCTCCGCGAATTTTCCAAATCTGACGGCGCATCCCGCACCTCAATTTTCTCTTGTCCTCGCTTTGGCCTAAAAAGAGATTAGTAGGGCTCGGAAGCACCCTAGCGAGGAGATCACCTTGAACGAACTCAATTCATCCACGGAAATCCCCTCCTCCCTCGAAGACATGGGGATGGCCCCGGAAGAGAGAGCGACGGGCGAAGACGGAACTCCCGTCCGCGGGCCAAGCGTAAAGAAGACCCTGGCCCCGAAAAAGGAAAAGAAGAGCGGATCGGATCGGAACCTGCGTTTCCTAGGCGATGATTCGGGCCTGGCGACCTACCTGCGGGAGATCAGCCAATCCCAGAATCTCACTTTGGCGCAGGAGGCGGAACTGGCCCGGAATATCCGCGCCGGCGATAAGGACGCCCTGAACACCTTGGTGCAAGCCAACCTGAAATTCGTGGTGGCCGTGTGCCGCAATTACCAATACCAGGGCCTGCCGCTCGGCGATTTGATCAACGAGGGCAACCTCGGCCTCATCCGCGCCGCCAAGCGCTTCGACGAGACCATGAACTTCAAGTTCATCTCGTACGCGGTGTGGTGGATCCGCCAGGCCATCCTTTCGGCCCTGGCCGATCAATCGCGGGTCATCAACATCCCTCCCAGCCGCGTAGGCACCATCCACAAGATGGGCAAGACCAGCGTGAAGCTGGAACAGAAGCTGGGCCGCGCCCCGACCATTTCCGAATTGTCCGAGGAGATGGGCGTATCCATCAACGAAATCCACGAGAGCCTGCAATTGAGCTCGTCGCCGATGAGCCTGGACGCCCCGGTCAAGGACGGGGAGGACGGCCGCCTGGAGGACGTGCTCGAGGATCATAACGTGGATAGCCCCGACAAGAGCACGGTGGCCTACACGCTCCGCGAGGAGATGAAGGGCATCCTCTCCTCTTTGGATGAGCGCGAGGAAAAGGTGGTGCGCTTGTACTACGGCATCGGGCTGGATACCACCTACACCCTCGAGGAGATCGCCCAACGCTTCAACCTGACGCGCGAGCGCGTGCGTCAAATCAAGGAGAAGGCCCTGAAGCGCCTGCGGCATCCGTCGCGGCTCCAGAAGCTGGAACGGTTCAAGGCGTAATCGCCCGATGCTACCGTTCAACTACGAGAACGACCCCGGCGGCCCCAAGGGCGCCGGGGTTCCCTATAACGGCTACACCATCCTGTTGGTGGACGACGACGATCAGGTGAGCGCCCTGGCGCAAGACAGCCTCGCGGCCCAGGGTTACCGGGTACTCGCCGCCCGCGATTCGGATCAGGCCCTGCGTCTGTCCGACGAGCACCCCGGGCCCATAGACCTGTTGATCACCGATCAGGTGATGCCGCCTTTCATGAGCGGGCATGAGCTGGCCACCTGCCTAAGGCTGTTACGGCCCGACCTGAAGGTCCTCTACATTTCCGGCTACGGCGCCACCGACGGGGTGGTCGACGAAGTGGGCGACGCCTTCGCGGGATTCCTGGCCAAGCCCTTCTCGCCCCGGAACCTGGTCGACAAGGTGGAGGACCTGATCGCCGCCGAAGACCCCGATGAGGTGGAAGCGGAGGAAGAAGAAGTCGAGACCGAAGAAGAGTAACGGCCCTTCCGCCTCCGCGCCCCTCCGAGCGGTTTCGCCGCCACGACGATGAGCAAGCCGGAAGGCTTTCCCGGCCCCCCGCCGTCCCAGTCGCCATAAGCCCGTTCCAGTTCCAGTCCGGCCGTCCGCAACAGAGCCTTCACTTCGCCTAAGTTCCAGGTTTGCGCGCTGGCCGCCGGAGCCTTTATCCTTCCTCTTTCCCCTGCCACCCGGGCGATGAGCCTGCCGTTGTCGGGATCGAAGTCCACCTTGGCGTTTACGGGCGCGCCGCCGGCTTGGATGGAACGGGTCCCGGTCCTTTCCCAAGCGCGATCGCGATCGAGCAAGTGGAAGCATAAGAGCCCTCCCGGCCGCAGGGCGCGGCGCAAGGCCCGCAGGCGTTCCGCGGGATCGGCTTCGAACCCCAGGGCTCCCGCCAGGAAAATCCGATCCAGCCCGCCGACGTCGGGAAAAGCGCCGGCCACTCGATGGCCCAGCCGGGTTAACTCGGCGGTTACCCCTGCCGGGGCCCCATGGGCGGCGATCGATTGGCCGCCGAACAAGTACAAGGCGTTGACCAGGAAAGAGACCAGGGTCGGCGTATCCCCCGGGATTTCCGGATCCAGTGCCGCTTGCGCGGCGAGCGCTTCGATTGCGATGTCCATCTTGCCCTCCGTGAAACGAAAAACGAAACAAAAAAAGAAGCCCGCTCGGAGGAGCGGGCTTCGGTAAGGCGAGGTTGATTCCCCGAACGCCTATAAAGACCCGCTCCTCCCGTTCCCATGTTTGCCGGTCATGGCATCCGGGGTCCGGACGCAACGCGCGCATACGCGCTGGCACGGCCGGGCCGGAATGGGAGCGAGGATTGATTGGGTGGATCGCCAGGAAGTCATATCCGAATTATACGTAAAAGCCGCGATGCGTCAAGGCCCCGGGGGAGGGGAGGAAACGGGATTTAACGCGGTTTTCCTTTGAAATCGCCTTCCCTGATCCATCGCAAGCATTCCCGCATGCTCTCCCGCATGGCCTCATGCGGCGCATGGAAACGCCGGCCATGCCCGGGCAGCACCCATTCGAAGGGGTAACCGGCGAGTTTCTCCATGGAACGCGCCAGCTCCTCCCAGGAATGCCAGCAAGCGTCGCGGAAAGCATAGAGGTGGCCGCGACGCTCGGACCAGGCGAGGTGATCCCCCGTGAACAGGAAGATATCCCGGTAAAGCAGGCAACAGCTGCCTTCGGTATGGCCCGGAACGGGAATGATGCGCAGGTCCGGGGCCAATTCCAGGTCCTGCGATCCTTCCAGCAGGCGTTCCATCCCCCGGGCGCCCCAGCCCGCGTCCGCGGCATGCATGATGCGATCGCAACCCAGGCGGTCATGCCAATAAACATGGTCGGCCACGTCGTCGCCATGGGTCAGGAACATCCAACGGGCCCCGCCCATGGCCTCGATGCGGCCCGCCAGGGTTTCGGACCGCCGCGGCGAATCCACCAGCACGTTGCCCTCCGGCCGGACGATGAGATAGGACGCGGCCCCGTAGGACTTCTCGCTATGGTAGCCGCAGTAGAAGACCTCGCCATCGATCGGCACGGGAAAGGCGGCGCGGGCGGACGGCATTTCCGGATCGGGAGCCAGGGTGCCGATGGATGCGGTCGGGCAGGCGACCGCGGCCAAACGGGCCCTATGCCGGGCTTCCGGATCGGCGGGTTGCGTCCCTACGGCGCTTTGGCCCGCCTTGCGCACGAAGGTTTCCGGGGCCAGCCATCGGCAGGTATCGCAATCGATGCAAGTCTCGTCGACGTAGAAATCGCCTTGGGCATTACCGGGGAGACGGCGTTCGGGATGGGCCATGGGAGGAAAATACATGGACGAGGGAATCTCGGGCGGGGGCGTATCCCGTTCAGCCCTTGGCGCCCAACCATCCTCCCAGGGCGGCCGAGGCCCCGGAGAGCGCGGATATGGCGAGTAGCCAGCGCGCGGAGGAAGCCGCCAGGGAACGGACGGAAGCCTCTTCGGCCTCTACGGAAAGGCGGGCTTCGTCGCGGCGCCGGGCGATTTCGGCGTGCAAACGGCCGGCGGACTCCTCGGCGGCGCGGAAGGCCGCATCGGCGGCCTCGGCCATCTTCTCGGCATCGGAACGGGATATGCCCTGCTTGGAAAAGAACAAGGATTGCAAGGCGGGTTTATCGAATTCCCGCAGCTCCTTGTCGAGGGCCGGGGCGGCGGCCAGCCGCTCTTCGAGCAGCCTTTCCAGGGCGCGGCGGAACGAGGCGTAGTCGCGTTCGGGCCGGGACAAGGCGTAGAGGCGATCGCGCAAGCGCGACAGGGCTTGATCGGTGGCCTCCTGGCGGCGATGCTCGCGGATCTCGCTGCGCGACAGCATGCGGGTGCGCGCCGAATCGATGAGATCGGCGATGGAATCGGCTTCACGCGGGGAGATGTCGCGGCGTTGCTTGAGCTCGCGGGCCACGTCCTCGCGGCGCAAGGAGCGGGCTTCCTTGTCCACGATCTCCCGGCCGTTCTCGCTTCGCAGGACCAAATGCGCCAGTTCCCGTTCCAACCGATCGGGATTCAGCGCGCTGCGATCGGATTTGCGCAGGAAATCCTTGAATCCCTGCAAGCGTTCGCGATAGCCGGCCCCCTGTGCTACCGCCGTGGCGGCTTCCAGCTTTTCCCCGCCGCCCTCGAAGGGTTTGCCCGCCGGCGCCGGCGGGGGCAGGGCGATGGGGCCGGACGGGGAAACGTCGGCGCCTCCCGGGGCGCCCTCCTTGGGTAACACATCGGTTACGGTGGATTCGGCCGGATGGGCAGGACCGGCCTCGCGCAGGGCCGTCCATCGCGCGTATAAGGCTTCCGTCCACTGGGCCACCTCTTCCGCGGTCAAATCGTTGCGGCTGGATGCCATCTCCCGGAAGCGCGCCTTATCGAGGCGCAGCAGGTCGTCCCGCCGCGCGGCCTCGCGCAGGGCCTCGTCGTCGAAGAAGGCATCCGCTTCGCGATCGATCTCGAAGCGGTCCGGGCCTTGGGATCCCAACCGCTCCAGGAATTCCTTGAGGCTTTCCCGCAGGGTTTCCCCGGTCCGGCGGGAACGGAACGATTCGCGAACTTCGGATTCCAAACGCGCCTGGGT
This region of Fibrobacterota bacterium genomic DNA includes:
- a CDS encoding TolC family protein, which translates into the protein MKMILIGAERAPNAAIQCIPTMLTGVLLPAALALATAVQAAPVLTLDQALAIALDSNRNYRISELDARTAAEAVSWGRAGALPSVDASGSYVKSVNDTRQVRVGSSPESVSGAESSTKLAGINGTWTVFEGLSSLAAHKRLEASAALSDAGREQARQTLASQVILGYSDVVRQSRVLAAMDSTVALSRERVKITQGKYGFGGTSKLELLQAQLDLNSDRADSLKQSLGLDASKRLLNRLLTRPDTLAFEAEDSIPLAAAPDLEGLRGRAIEISPSLRQAALTRSVSDAAFREYVGKLFPAVGLSLGYNYNLAESQAGFLRTNEAEGVSYGINVKMNLFDGFTLRDDWRAAKRSIAKADLQYQEARAALEAAFSEAAQAYRASMNQLALETSNVALARENMGIAMQQLRLGTIASLELRAAQEKFVAAETRLVSARFESKRAETELLLLADGLAPK
- a CDS encoding response regulator, coding for MLPFNYENDPGGPKGAGVPYNGYTILLVDDDDQVSALAQDSLAAQGYRVLAARDSDQALRLSDEHPGPIDLLITDQVMPPFMSGHELATCLRLLRPDLKVLYISGYGATDGVVDEVGDAFAGFLAKPFSPRNLVDKVEDLIAAEDPDEVEAEEEEVETEEE
- a CDS encoding sigma-70 family RNA polymerase sigma factor; protein product: MAPEERATGEDGTPVRGPSVKKTLAPKKEKKSGSDRNLRFLGDDSGLATYLREISQSQNLTLAQEAELARNIRAGDKDALNTLVQANLKFVVAVCRNYQYQGLPLGDLINEGNLGLIRAAKRFDETMNFKFISYAVWWIRQAILSALADQSRVINIPPSRVGTIHKMGKTSVKLEQKLGRAPTISELSEEMGVSINEIHESLQLSSSPMSLDAPVKDGEDGRLEDVLEDHNVDSPDKSTVAYTLREEMKGILSSLDEREEKVVRLYYGIGLDTTYTLEEIAQRFNLTRERVRQIKEKALKRLRHPSRLQKLERFKA
- a CDS encoding response regulator; translated protein: MWRSRWLTVALPVAATLATVAICFAWAENWERQHLRTEFEHRSLVLSNSIQREVETLLSGLDDVEDFFAGSQSVDKDEFRLFAMRLMARTPGLVGMGYAPRITEATKAFWTKEAARQGVVPWRIYDLDSIGFPTEPRPRAEQYPLFYVAPDKLSYAVGMTLTHEPLRQAAIAYALESGGTGVTSRLYFSRNAGKRLDSASNTEMESRIKRPAGHYAFRPLRAAAAYRSLLPMTWSPADRDSVRGLLVAAFRLPEILGKACGPDLTAGIALRLIDSAAPPEARELFSSNLAFREGAVPGGFGLAGGTSPLKWTREIQVGGRNWVMEFAATPGFMKARRAWTVWVVLVTGLLFTALLALFLWMLTGRHAHAEALVEERTHALRETFDALVKAKDEALNASRAKSEFLATMSHEIRTPMNGVLGMVSLLQGSRLDPQQQDGLRTIQTSGEALLRILDEILDFSKIEAGRIGLQPAPFNLKIVMMEVCGLFRPRAMEMGLELSLDYPGHLPEYFFGDAGRIRQILTNLCGNAVKFTHQGSVRVKVAGRPISEGKLAVEIRVVDTGIGIPEDKLALLFQPFSQVDSGFNRRYGGTGLGLAICKRLALLMDGDIRAESSAGFGSAFIVSLPLRKVDKEPSSGENGSAPQGDGPLQAPARKSFPKVLLVEDHVVNQKVAAQMLEKMGCIVEVAGEGEVAVEMAKRGGYAVALMDVQMAGWDGYETTRRIRAWEKETGTAPMPIIAVTANAMASDRDRCLEAGMSDYLSKPIILEILRRTLTPYLGDSISV
- a CDS encoding xylosidase/arabinosidase, producing the protein MPLALAVFIAHPAASAAGVDASSMNGKVLVGYQGWFDCPMGGAGSWIHWTRGGVPTAANLTVDMYPDLREFGGADLCASAGMTVGGKTAGFYSARTSAVVDAHFRWMEAYGIDGALVQRFVTEIASKRRGGDIVLKNVMRACAASGRAWAVEYDVSGAPDPGFAALIEEDWRYLVDSLGIGADPRYLHEGGQPVIAAWGMGFTDAHPPADPAAATAFIRWFHADADARYRAWFMGGAPAGWRRLEQDARTDSGWKAVYASMDAVQPWTVGRYVDIAGADGYRQNSLAPDLALAAADGNAYCPVIFPGFSWKNLNAGPANQIPRRGGRFLWRQAMNAKAAGAQSVKIAMFDEVDEGTAIFKLAPTRADAPDQGYWLTLDADGEALPSDWYLRLAGEIAKVFHGQAPMADSIPIKPTDPSPIHAPRVRAVPLRSAENGRAEFFDFLGRRWALPLQTEIESPR
- a CDS encoding MBL fold metallo-hydrolase, which encodes MAHPERRLPGNAQGDFYVDETCIDCDTCRWLAPETFVRKAGQSAVGTQPADPEARHRARLAAVACPTASIGTLAPDPEMPSARAAFPVPIDGEVFYCGYHSEKSYGAASYLIVRPEGNVLVDSPRRSETLAGRIEAMGGARWMFLTHGDDVADHVYWHDRLGCDRIMHAADAGWGARGMERLLEGSQDLELAPDLRIIPVPGHTEGSCCLLYRDIFLFTGDHLAWSERRGHLYAFRDACWHSWEELARSMEKLAGYPFEWVLPGHGRRFHAPHEAMRESMRECLRWIREGDFKGKPR